Genomic DNA from Betaproteobacteria bacterium:
CCATGTTGTTGCGTCAGCTTATGCGCGGCTGCGGCCGGACGCAATACGCCGGCCGCGCCGCGGGCGGCTATCCGCCCATCTGTTTCATCACCTGCTGCAGTTCTTCGCCCGACACGTCGCGGATGTGAGTCGCGACCGACCAGTGGTGGCCGAACGGGTCTTCCAGCTTGCCGTAGCGGTCGCCCCAGAACATGTCGGACGGCGGCGCCGTGACTCTCGCGCCCGCATCGACCGCGCGCTGCACGAATGCATCGACATCGTCGACGTACAAATGGAGGGTGACGGGCGAGCCCTTGAGTGTTTTCGGGCCGAGCGCGTCCCAGGCGGGGAATTCGTCCACGAGCATCACGGGAGAGTCGCCGATGCGAATCAGGGCGTGCATCAGCTTGCCATCCGGCCCGGGCAGACGGGC
This window encodes:
- a CDS encoding VOC family protein; translated protein: MRPARFPTTTRRPIVSRVNTIPDGMHSVTPHLVCAGASAAIEFYKKAFGAEELARLPGPDGKLMHALIRIGDSPVMLVDEFPAWDALGPKTLKGSPVTLHLYVDDVDAFVQRAVDAGARVTAPPSDMFWGDRYGKLEDPFGHHWSVATHIRDVSGEELQQVMKQMGG